In Gossypium hirsutum isolate 1008001.06 chromosome D06, Gossypium_hirsutum_v2.1, whole genome shotgun sequence, one genomic interval encodes:
- the LOC107900396 gene encoding uncharacterized protein, giving the protein MDNTDLQKPEKLPLLKSTTNSSSNITDPEIDEDEHRYTSLKDLILRSSSSSILPGRSSISQEGNNEFDSSKIVIKNRLVKSAASAYLQSAAILINRDEGWLLNLWGKLKNNVETSYSCCNVYIREPLKACFQPIYQFFACTLGGAWGRIFGC; this is encoded by the coding sequence ATGGACAATACAGACTTGCAAAAGCCAGAAAAACTTCCTTTACTGAAATCAACTACAAACTCGTCCTCAAATATTACTGACCCTGAAATCGATGAAGATGAACACCGTTATACCAGCTTAAAAGACCTTATTCTACGCTCATCGTCATCCTCAATATTACCCGGCCGCTCATCCATATCTCAAGAAGGAAACAATGAATTCGATTCTTCCAAGATCGTCATTAAGAACCGATTGGTCAAGTCTGCAGCCTCCGCTTACCTTCAATCAGCGGCGATTCTGATTAACCGGGATGAGGGTTGGCTCTTGAACTTGTGGGGAAAGCTTAAGAACAACGTTGAAACATCTTATTCATGTTGCAATGTTTACATTAGGGAGCCTTTAAAGGCTTGCTTTCAGCCGATTTATCAGTTTTTTGCTTGCACTTTAGGTGGTGCTTGGGGAAGAATTTTCGGGTGTTAA